In Cotesia glomerata isolate CgM1 linkage group LG1, MPM_Cglom_v2.3, whole genome shotgun sequence, one genomic interval encodes:
- the LOC123275391 gene encoding uncharacterized protein LOC123275391 gives MRHQSCCVVNCKNTSRKSKCKFYKFPTAQWKINQRNQWIAAVKRLNADGSQWVPKPYDCICSDHFIGGKKSEEELSPGYIPTIFPSIYKSSKVNESSALDRYKRVMNRRMKAKLPSTSNAEFNVIESVEVLIENPPVVSLKVDQECQVDFYSNSDINSQTFTCNRYIKDDLCHAETQTEIVEDTRSIKSHIGNKKFEDKECGTPEKTFVEKESQADGKHFNGFISVTKDQEIIDLAGVSFDNFDFLLTRMSTRKKYIVPKKGRLLIFLMKMKTGLTFSALGALFSVHRTTISTIFYETLQLLASATRNLVFWPDIDAVQETMPDCFLPDYSNTRVIIDCTEFRIDIPKSVDNRVFTYSQYKRNFTAKVLIGITPGGFISLRSDVAGGRKSDSQLTIESGLLDLLEDGDIVLADKGFPEIKTVIDASGKKVQMVMPPFLEKKNEFSTEETQQTYSVARVRIHVERVMQRLRTYQILHKIPQHLFHCIDDILHTCCVLVNLQPPIISNKEDAENER, from the exons atgagacacCAAAGTTGTTGTgttgtaaattgtaaaaataccAGCAGAAAGAGTAAgtgcaaattttataaatttccgaCTGCTCaatggaaaataaatcaacGGAATCAGTGGATAGCTGCAGTTAAAAGGCTGAA CGCTGATGGATCGCAGTGGGTTCCCAAGCCATACGATTGTATTTGTAGTGATCATTTTATTGGAGGTAAAAAATCAGAAGAGGAGCTAAGTCCTGGCTACATTCCAACTATATTTCCTTCAATTTACAAGTCTTCAAAAGTAAATGAATCCTCTGCGTTAGACAG aTACAAGCGAGTAATGAATCGGCGGATGAAAGCAAAATTACCTTCAACATCAAATGCTGAGTTCAATGTTATAGAATCGGTAGAAGTGTTGATTGAAAATCCTCCAGTAGTGTCTTTAAAAGTTGACCAAGAGTGTCAAGTTGATTTTTACTCGAACTCTGATATTAATTCTCAAACGTTTACTTGCAATCGTTATATCAAAGACGATTTATGTCATGCTGAAACTCAGACGGAAATCGTTGAAGATACTAGGTCGATAAAAAGTCATattggtaataaaaaatttgaggaCAAAGAATGTGGTACTCCTGAAAAAACGTTTGTTGAAAAAGAAAGTCAAGCGGATGGTAAACATTTTAATGGATTCATATCGGTGACAAAGGATCAAGAAATCATTGATCTGGCAGGGGTATCATTcgataattttgatttcttgTTGACAAGAATGTCTACGCGAAAAAAGTACATTGTACCGAAGAAAGGTcgactattaatttttttaatgaaaatgaaaactgGATTAACATTTTCAGCACTTGGTGCACTGTTCAGTGTTCACAGAACAACAatttctacaattttttatgaaactttGCAACTACTGGCTAGTGCAACCAGAAATTTAGTATTTTGGCCAGATATTGACGCTGTACAAGAAACTATGCCTGACTGCTTTCTACCTGATTACAGTAACACCAGAGTTATAATTGATTGCACAGAATTTCGAATTGATATCCCTAAAAGTGTCGACAATCGTGTTTTTACATACTCCCAATACAAAAGGAACTTCACGGCCAAAGTTCTAATTGGTATAACTCCTGGAGGTTTTATTTCCTTAAGATCTGACGTAGCTGGAGGACGGAAATCGGATTCTCAACTTACAATTGAGTCAGGGCTGTTAGATCTATTAGAAGACGGTGACATTGTTTTGGCTGACAAAGGTTTTCCAGAAATAAAAACAGTAATTGACGCAAGCGGTAAAAAAGTACAAATGGTTATGCCGCCTTtccttgagaaaaaaaatgaattttcaacAGAAGAAACTCAACAAACATACAGTGTAGCAAGAGTTAGGATTCACGTTGAAAGAGTCATGCAACGATTACGGACTTATCAAATATTGCATAAAATTCCTCAGCACTTGTTTCATTGCATAGACGATATTTTGCACACTTGTTGTGTTTTGGTAAATTTACAGCCTccaattatttctaataaagAAGATGCTGAAAATGAGagatag